Proteins from a single region of Candidatus Cloacimonadaceae bacterium:
- a CDS encoding GWxTD domain-containing protein — MSRFLLILILLIVGTLSAQEIIYEKYGSEVDFWIIVPYNGIVFKKGVETVQYQVSVEIKNVRKKQTAKHEETLVIINRDWLRDSALPVRFTTNLPAGKYTARLKLRNVLLGNKQQYDKTFILGEASTEIGQAYYVVKKENMEFMPPTVSLSGLLVESCTLYQKFSLAADSIHVRLNDRTIKYAAPSSPNNISFLDMNGGQVPSSVSISFYEANIHYHMEPFLYNPWFSYNIRYSLKEQIQQLRYITSQNEWQSLRALPDNKHNDGIELYWSMHDPSPGTLRNEARERFYQRVLNADGLFTVHKKLQGWKSDRGRIYIKYGEPDDILSEVHPIGLYPFISWIYYQQNLEFIFADIGGYGQYTLRNKDEEF, encoded by the coding sequence ATGAGTAGATTCCTGCTGATCCTGATCCTGCTGATCGTCGGAACGCTGTCCGCGCAAGAGATCATCTATGAAAAATATGGGAGCGAAGTGGATTTTTGGATCATCGTTCCCTATAATGGCATCGTCTTCAAAAAAGGTGTCGAAACCGTGCAGTATCAGGTCTCGGTTGAGATCAAAAACGTGCGGAAAAAGCAGACTGCGAAACACGAAGAGACGCTCGTGATCATAAACAGAGACTGGCTCAGGGATAGCGCGCTGCCGGTTCGATTTACCACAAATCTGCCCGCGGGGAAATATACCGCAAGGTTGAAACTGCGCAACGTGCTGTTAGGCAACAAACAGCAGTATGACAAAACTTTCATATTGGGAGAGGCATCCACCGAGATTGGTCAAGCATATTATGTCGTCAAAAAGGAAAATATGGAATTCATGCCGCCAACGGTGAGTTTAAGCGGTCTGTTGGTGGAATCCTGCACCTTGTATCAGAAGTTTAGCCTGGCAGCGGACAGCATTCACGTGCGCCTGAACGATAGAACGATCAAATACGCCGCTCCAAGCAGTCCCAACAACATTTCATTTCTGGATATGAACGGCGGGCAGGTTCCATCTTCGGTCAGCATCAGTTTCTATGAGGCAAACATCCACTATCACATGGAGCCGTTTCTATATAACCCGTGGTTTTCATACAATATCCGCTATTCGCTCAAAGAACAGATTCAACAACTTCGCTATATCACATCTCAGAACGAGTGGCAGAGCCTGCGCGCCCTGCCGGACAACAAACATAATGATGGTATTGAGCTTTATTGGAGCATGCACGATCCCAGCCCCGGAACGCTTCGCAACGAAGCGCGGGAGCGATTCTACCAACGCGTGCTGAATGCGGACGGACTATTCACTGTCCATAAGAAGTTGCAGGGTTGGAAGTCCGATCGCGGCAGGATTTATATCAAGTACGGTGAACCTGATGATATCCTCAGCGAAGTTCACCCCATCGGGCTCTATCCATTTATTTCATGGATCTACTATCAGCAAAATCTGGAGTTTATCTTTGCCGATATCGGCGGATACGGACAATACACACTGAGGAACAAAGATGAAGAGTTTTAG